A stretch of the Acidimicrobiales bacterium genome encodes the following:
- the folE gene encoding GTP cyclohydrolase I FolE, protein MTAALRVAPDPGGIDLVAAERAVADLLHALGEDLGDPHLRDTPGRVARSFAELLTPRPFDLTTFPNDEGYDELVLARGIRFQSLCQHHLLPFHGVAHVGYLPGERILGLSKLARVVELCSRRLQVQERLTTQVADWLTEHLRPKGVGVVIEAEHLCMSLRGVQAPGVTTVTSALSGILRSDARSRQEFLTAAGVGR, encoded by the coding sequence GTGACCGCCGCCCTCCGAGTCGCCCCCGATCCCGGCGGGATCGACCTGGTCGCCGCCGAGCGGGCCGTCGCCGACCTGCTCCACGCCCTCGGCGAGGACCTCGGCGACCCGCACCTACGCGACACGCCGGGGCGGGTGGCCCGGTCCTTCGCCGAGCTGCTCACCCCGCGGCCCTTCGACCTCACCACGTTCCCGAACGACGAGGGCTACGACGAGCTCGTCCTGGCCAGGGGCATCCGCTTCCAGTCGCTCTGCCAACACCACCTGCTGCCCTTCCACGGCGTCGCCCACGTCGGCTACCTGCCCGGCGAGCGCATCCTCGGCCTCTCCAAGCTGGCCAGGGTCGTCGAGCTGTGCTCCCGGCGCCTCCAGGTCCAGGAGCGGCTGACCACCCAGGTGGCCGACTGGCTGACCGAGCACCTGCGCCCGAAGGGGGTCGGCGTCGTCATCGAGGCCGAGCACCTCTGCATGTCGCTCCGCGGGGTCCAGGCGCCAGGGGTCACGACGGTGACGTCGGCCCTGTCCGGCATCCTCCGCTCCGACGCCCGGTCCCGCCAGGAGTTCCTCACGGCCGCGGGCGTGGGCCGGTGA